Proteins encoded by one window of Epinephelus moara isolate mb chromosome 18, YSFRI_EMoa_1.0, whole genome shotgun sequence:
- the foxj1a gene encoding forkhead box protein J1-A isoform X1: MLSLSCADPWPEGSVGLEEEVVTAAAQAEERDSVHNNSSCSSVNLDDSLTSLQWLQEFSILGANVPQQAHHQPHLFGHQPLGTDAPASPLAGDPASIGMPLTPGKPTAAAYCRMQTLPGIVAHGHCPDEVDYKTNAHIKPPYSYATLICMAMQASKKTKITLSCIYKWITDNFCYYRHADPTWQNSIRHNLSLNKCFIKVPRQKDEPGKGGFWKIDPQYAERLLSGAYKKRRMPPVQINPALQNRLRVNLQPQSRGPRSPTGGGHGLCINPESQRLLQEFEEATGADQNWDPHLAEGTMLGSWPVVKGKGGHKRKLGSRNGIIKVPRRSSSPLLSADEQKEIGPLKGDFDWDALLDSALSGELSLDGGEPLSPIMKEEDLTVQGTHISPVEAPPGTADIHVLVETQRNNDVSDFDEETFLATAFLESPWPEEEEQGRNDFLCSSSVNLDQLFDLGDSLGGDPSTRIDTLL; the protein is encoded by the exons ATGCTGTCTCTGAGCTGTGCGGACCCCTGGCCTGAGGGCTCAGTGGGGCTTGAGGAGGAGGTGGTAACCGCCGCTGCCCAGGCGGAGGAGCGGGACAGCGtccacaacaacagcagctgcagctccgTTAACCTGGATGACAGTCTGACCAGCCTGCAGTGGCTTCAGGAGTTCTCCATCCTCGGTGCCAACGTGCCACAACAGGCCCACCACCAGCCGCACCTGTTCGGCCACCAGCCGCTGGGCACCGACGCTCCAGCCTCTCCTCTGGCCGGGGACCCCGCCTCCATCGGCATGCCCCTGACCCCGGGGAAGCCCACAGCGGCGGCCTACTGCAGGATGCAGACACTCCCCGGCATCGTGGCTCACGGTCACTGTCCGGATGAGGTGGACTACAAGACCAACGCGCACATCAAGCCACCCTACTCGTACGCGACGCTCATCTGCATGGCCATGCAGGCCAGCAAGAAGACCAAGATCACTCTGTCGTGCATCTACAAGTGGATCACCGACAACTTCTGCTACTACCGACATGCTGATCCCACCTGGCAG AACTCCATCCGACATAACCTGTCACTCAACAAATGCTTCATCAAGGTACCACGGCAGAAAGACGAGCCAGGGAAGGGTGGTTTCTGGAAGATTGATCCACAGTACGCTGAGCGTCTCCTGAGTGGCGCTTACAAGAAAAGACGAATGCCACCGGTCCAGATCAACCCAGCTCTGCAGAACCGACTCAGGGTCAACCTCCAGCCCCAGTCCAGGGGACCCCGCAGCCCCACAGGAGGGGGTCATGGCCTGTGCATCAACCCAGAGTCCCAGCGGCTCCTCCAGGAGTTTGAAGAGGCAACCGGCGCCGATCAGAACTGGGACCCCCATCTGGCTGAAGGGACCATGCTAGGTTCCTGGCCAGTGGTGAAGGGAAAAGGTGGGCACAAGAGGAAACTGGGCTCCAGAAATGGCATCATCAAAGTTCCCCGGCGCTCCAGCTCCCCATTGCTCTCTGCAGACGAACAGAAGGAGATTGGACCTCTGAAGGGGGACTTTGACTGGGACGCCCTGCTGGACTCGGCCCTCAGCGGGGAGCTCAGTTTGGACGGAGGAGAACCTTTGAGCCCCATCATGAAAGAGGAGGACCTAACAGTGCAGGGGACCCACATCTCTCCTGTCGAAGCTCCCCCAGGGACAGCGGACATCCATGTGTTGGTGGAGACCCAAAGGAATAATGACGTGTCAGACTTTGATGAGGAGACCTTCCTTGCCACCGCCTTCCTTGAAAGCCCCTGGCCAGAAGAGGAGGAACAAGGCCGCAATGATTTCCTCTGTAGCTCCTCCGTCAACCTGGACCAGCTGTTTGACCTCGGAGACTCATTAGGTGGAGACCCGAGCACCCGAATTGATACCCTGCTTTGA
- the foxj1a gene encoding forkhead box protein J1-A isoform X2, which yields MLSLSCADPWPEGSVGLEEEVVTAAAQAEERDSVHNNSSCSSVNLDDSLTSLQWLQEFSILGANVPQQAHHQPHLFGHQPLGTDAPASPLAGDPASIGMPLTPGKPTAAAYCRMQTLPGIVAHGHCPDEVDYKTNAHIKPPYSYATLICMAMQASKKTKITLSCIYKWITDNFCYYRHADPTWQVPRQKDEPGKGGFWKIDPQYAERLLSGAYKKRRMPPVQINPALQNRLRVNLQPQSRGPRSPTGGGHGLCINPESQRLLQEFEEATGADQNWDPHLAEGTMLGSWPVVKGKGGHKRKLGSRNGIIKVPRRSSSPLLSADEQKEIGPLKGDFDWDALLDSALSGELSLDGGEPLSPIMKEEDLTVQGTHISPVEAPPGTADIHVLVETQRNNDVSDFDEETFLATAFLESPWPEEEEQGRNDFLCSSSVNLDQLFDLGDSLGGDPSTRIDTLL from the exons ATGCTGTCTCTGAGCTGTGCGGACCCCTGGCCTGAGGGCTCAGTGGGGCTTGAGGAGGAGGTGGTAACCGCCGCTGCCCAGGCGGAGGAGCGGGACAGCGtccacaacaacagcagctgcagctccgTTAACCTGGATGACAGTCTGACCAGCCTGCAGTGGCTTCAGGAGTTCTCCATCCTCGGTGCCAACGTGCCACAACAGGCCCACCACCAGCCGCACCTGTTCGGCCACCAGCCGCTGGGCACCGACGCTCCAGCCTCTCCTCTGGCCGGGGACCCCGCCTCCATCGGCATGCCCCTGACCCCGGGGAAGCCCACAGCGGCGGCCTACTGCAGGATGCAGACACTCCCCGGCATCGTGGCTCACGGTCACTGTCCGGATGAGGTGGACTACAAGACCAACGCGCACATCAAGCCACCCTACTCGTACGCGACGCTCATCTGCATGGCCATGCAGGCCAGCAAGAAGACCAAGATCACTCTGTCGTGCATCTACAAGTGGATCACCGACAACTTCTGCTACTACCGACATGCTGATCCCACCTGGCAG GTACCACGGCAGAAAGACGAGCCAGGGAAGGGTGGTTTCTGGAAGATTGATCCACAGTACGCTGAGCGTCTCCTGAGTGGCGCTTACAAGAAAAGACGAATGCCACCGGTCCAGATCAACCCAGCTCTGCAGAACCGACTCAGGGTCAACCTCCAGCCCCAGTCCAGGGGACCCCGCAGCCCCACAGGAGGGGGTCATGGCCTGTGCATCAACCCAGAGTCCCAGCGGCTCCTCCAGGAGTTTGAAGAGGCAACCGGCGCCGATCAGAACTGGGACCCCCATCTGGCTGAAGGGACCATGCTAGGTTCCTGGCCAGTGGTGAAGGGAAAAGGTGGGCACAAGAGGAAACTGGGCTCCAGAAATGGCATCATCAAAGTTCCCCGGCGCTCCAGCTCCCCATTGCTCTCTGCAGACGAACAGAAGGAGATTGGACCTCTGAAGGGGGACTTTGACTGGGACGCCCTGCTGGACTCGGCCCTCAGCGGGGAGCTCAGTTTGGACGGAGGAGAACCTTTGAGCCCCATCATGAAAGAGGAGGACCTAACAGTGCAGGGGACCCACATCTCTCCTGTCGAAGCTCCCCCAGGGACAGCGGACATCCATGTGTTGGTGGAGACCCAAAGGAATAATGACGTGTCAGACTTTGATGAGGAGACCTTCCTTGCCACCGCCTTCCTTGAAAGCCCCTGGCCAGAAGAGGAGGAACAAGGCCGCAATGATTTCCTCTGTAGCTCCTCCGTCAACCTGGACCAGCTGTTTGACCTCGGAGACTCATTAGGTGGAGACCCGAGCACCCGAATTGATACCCTGCTTTGA